A stretch of the Bradyrhizobium sp. CCBAU 53351 genome encodes the following:
- a CDS encoding sialidase family protein, which produces MIRTGVLAIVALAFAHGPALAQMRAPPASEAACDEPTLRCATKATPAFGPDGTLWLVWMAGGQVSVANSQDEGRHFSAPTEVTTKKLNLDWGPDARPKIVVDRKGGIALAFSTFRDEAFNGQVLTTRSADGGKSFAELKPITASNESQRFEALALDQDGTVFAAWLDKRNRIFAKEAGQKYEGAGLFFTSSSDGGATYAEAKLAREGTCECCRLGLAFAAPGRPVAIFRNIFAGGVRDHAVMTFTDVATPGEVRRVSNDDWQINACPHHGPSITVAPNGTYHVAWYTNGKARKGLFYAHSRDEGRTFSAPLALGQPGRNPTRPFVLAGSAGTVMVWKEFDGEKTSVQMAISRDDGETWSPPKTISSTSDTSDHPLLVSNGKRIYLSWMTKADGYRLTPIEDQP; this is translated from the coding sequence ATGATCCGAACTGGCGTGCTCGCGATCGTCGCGCTCGCATTCGCGCATGGTCCGGCGCTCGCGCAGATGCGCGCCCCACCTGCATCTGAAGCAGCCTGCGACGAGCCGACGCTGCGCTGCGCGACCAAGGCGACGCCTGCGTTCGGTCCGGACGGGACGCTGTGGCTGGTCTGGATGGCGGGAGGGCAGGTCTCGGTCGCCAATTCGCAGGATGAGGGGCGCCATTTTTCGGCGCCCACAGAGGTCACGACGAAGAAGCTCAACCTCGATTGGGGGCCCGATGCGCGGCCGAAGATCGTGGTCGACCGCAAGGGCGGCATCGCGCTCGCGTTCTCGACCTTCAGGGACGAGGCCTTCAATGGCCAGGTGCTCACTACGCGCTCGGCCGACGGCGGGAAGAGCTTTGCCGAGCTGAAGCCGATCACCGCCAGCAACGAGAGCCAACGCTTCGAGGCGCTGGCGCTTGATCAGGATGGAACTGTCTTTGCGGCGTGGCTGGACAAGCGCAATCGCATTTTTGCGAAGGAGGCGGGACAGAAGTACGAGGGAGCCGGGCTGTTTTTCACCTCGTCCAGCGACGGTGGGGCCACCTACGCAGAAGCGAAGCTGGCGCGCGAGGGCACCTGCGAATGCTGCCGGTTGGGGCTGGCCTTCGCTGCGCCCGGGCGGCCCGTCGCGATCTTCAGGAACATATTTGCGGGCGGCGTGCGCGACCATGCGGTCATGACGTTCACTGATGTCGCGACGCCGGGTGAGGTCCGCCGGGTCAGCAATGATGACTGGCAGATCAATGCGTGTCCGCATCACGGCCCGAGCATCACCGTTGCGCCGAACGGGACCTATCACGTCGCCTGGTACACGAACGGGAAGGCGCGAAAGGGATTGTTCTACGCGCACTCCCGCGACGAAGGCCGCACCTTCTCCGCACCCCTGGCGCTGGGGCAGCCGGGCCGTAACCCGACGCGCCCCTTCGTGCTTGCCGGCTCCGCGGGGACCGTGATGGTCTGGAAGGAGTTCGACGGCGAGAAGACCTCGGTCCAGATGGCGATCTCCCGTGATGATGGCGAAACCTGGTCGCCGCCGAAGACCATATCGAGCACGAGCGACACCTCCGATCACCCATTGCTGGTCTCCAACGGCAAGCGGATCTATTTGTCGTGGATGACTAAGGCGGACGGCTATCGGCTCACACCTATCGAGGACCAGCCATGA